Proteins encoded by one window of Phycisphaerae bacterium:
- a CDS encoding isoprenylcysteine carboxylmethyltransferase family protein yields the protein MAKRSFARKQRILASRFFGLGVVALLLISKSQWENSLWGSMFFLIGAALIGIAVTGRLWCSLYISGYKSGTLITTGPYSLSRNPLYFFSFLGAIGIGLATETLTIPACLAAAFALYYPYVIKAEEAKLAGIHKEAFDDYRKSTPAFFPSFKLLTEPEEYTVKPKIFRRTLFEVWWFVALIGVVEFKEALQQLKLLPTILNLY from the coding sequence GTGGCCAAAAGAAGCTTCGCACGAAAACAAAGAATCCTCGCCAGCAGGTTTTTCGGCCTGGGGGTTGTCGCACTGTTATTAATATCCAAAAGCCAATGGGAAAACAGCCTGTGGGGTTCGATGTTCTTCCTGATAGGGGCGGCCTTAATCGGCATCGCCGTGACGGGCCGATTGTGGTGCTCGCTGTATATATCAGGATATAAGAGCGGCACACTCATAACGACAGGACCCTATTCGCTGTCCAGAAACCCATTGTATTTTTTCTCGTTTTTAGGCGCGATAGGAATCGGCCTTGCAACGGAAACGCTGACAATACCCGCTTGCCTTGCTGCTGCCTTCGCGCTGTATTATCCGTATGTGATAAAGGCCGAGGAAGCGAAACTTGCCGGCATTCATAAAGAGGCGTTCGACGATTATCGCAAAAGCACACCGGCGTTTTTCCCGTCATTTAAGTTATTGACCGAGCCGGAAGAATATACCGTAAAGCCGAAGATTTTCAGGAGAACACTTTTCGAGGTTTGGTGGTTCGTAGCACTGATTGGCGTTGTTGAATTTAAAGAGGCTCTCCAGCAGCTTAAGCTGCTGCCGACGATACTGAATTTGTATTAA
- a CDS encoding redox-sensing transcriptional repressor Rex, with protein sequence MSNRSRILRLSRYKNAALRLKSLNFMKVFSDNLADATGVTASQVRKDFSLFGISGNRRGGYQIDELLTQLNRVLGKDKLQKFIVVGVGNLGRALINYPGFAKSEIRIVAGFDIDPAKYNRKADALILPMDELAGFAKTNEIELAIIAVPDFAAQEAFEKLIPAGIKGVLNFAPIRLKGDDKIVVHNLNLETEFENLIYFVNTKANTTEG encoded by the coding sequence ATGTCGAACAGGAGCAGGATATTAAGGCTTTCGCGGTACAAGAATGCCGCTTTGCGTCTCAAATCTCTCAATTTCATGAAGGTTTTTTCTGACAATCTCGCTGATGCCACAGGAGTCACAGCATCCCAGGTCAGGAAGGATTTTTCGCTGTTCGGCATTTCAGGCAACCGCAGGGGCGGATACCAAATAGACGAACTGCTGACACAACTCAATAGAGTACTGGGCAAAGATAAACTTCAAAAATTCATCGTGGTCGGTGTCGGGAACCTCGGCCGAGCACTGATTAACTACCCCGGCTTCGCCAAAAGCGAAATAAGAATCGTCGCAGGCTTCGATATCGACCCTGCAAAATATAACCGAAAAGCCGATGCACTCATCCTGCCCATGGACGAACTGGCAGGCTTCGCAAAAACCAACGAAATCGAACTGGCTATCATAGCCGTACCCGACTTCGCCGCACAGGAAGCATTCGAAAAACTAATACCGGCAGGCATAAAAGGTGTACTAAACTTCGCGCCAATAAGATTAAAAGGCGATGACAAAATCGTAGTCCATAACCTCAACCTCGAAACAGAATTCGAAAACCTTATCTACTTCGTAAATACAAAAGCTAATACGACAGAAGGATAA
- a CDS encoding restriction endonuclease, with protein MNYWTKLSIEYANQRHYLDDLFVVYPTIPEGIRDIEKSKLLHIERAFKKKDNIALMDELLDCEIFPIKDSYVAYLKRDQSAIKRNPATVSRLCGRLYEMGLDKIFERCSEPKETNRQIGPLFKRWLKSKALGVECLPVHKFLKSKDNAILDGSDADLMAFARERLNYTHNKGLDMVARFNGKYIIAEAKFLTDFGGHQNAQFADALSTLEAECSAIKVGILDGVLYIHGKNKMYSYIVEHKEQYNIMSALVLRDFLYQV; from the coding sequence ATGAATTATTGGACAAAACTTAGTATTGAATATGCAAATCAAAGACACTATTTAGACGATCTATTTGTAGTATATCCAACCATTCCTGAAGGAATCAGGGATATTGAGAAAAGTAAGCTCTTGCATATAGAACGTGCCTTTAAGAAAAAAGATAACATTGCTCTTATGGATGAGTTGTTAGACTGTGAAATTTTCCCAATTAAAGACTCTTATGTTGCCTATCTGAAACGTGACCAATCTGCTATAAAACGTAATCCAGCAACTGTTAGTAGATTATGTGGTCGACTTTATGAGATGGGATTGGACAAAATATTTGAGCGATGTTCGGAGCCTAAAGAAACTAATAGACAAATTGGTCCATTGTTCAAACGTTGGTTAAAATCTAAAGCATTGGGAGTTGAATGTTTACCTGTTCATAAATTTTTAAAATCCAAGGATAACGCAATTCTGGATGGTTCAGATGCTGATCTTATGGCATTTGCAAGAGAGCGACTTAATTATACGCATAACAAAGGTCTTGATATGGTTGCTCGGTTTAATGGCAAATATATAATTGCAGAAGCAAAGTTTTTAACGGACTTCGGTGGACATCAAAATGCACAGTTTGCAGATGCTCTATCTACTCTGGAAGCAGAATGTTCTGCAATAAAAGTTGGTATTTTGGATGGGGTTCTTTACATCCATGGCAAAAATAAAATGTATTCATATATAGTTGAACACAAAGAACAATATAATATAATGAGTGCATTGGTGTTAAGAGATTTTCTATATCAGGTATAA